A stretch of DNA from Vibrio gallaecicus:
GAGATTAACCAAAGCTATGGGCATATTGTATTAACTACGGAGCCCCTGCTTAACTTCACTGATAAGTATGCTGCAATTACCGCTACAGATGAGCTAGCCGATTTCGACAGTGATTTATCTCTTATAGGAGAAATCATCGAAGCGAGATTCGAAGTTGAAGATCAGCTAATCCAACAAATCGCCGATAGCTTGGCTGTACCGCCAGGTGCTTAATGCTTAATGCTTAATGCTTAATGCTTAATGCTTAATGGGCATGATTGTAAAGCTTGTGATTTTCACAAGCTTTTTTATTGTCTGCTAATTAGCAGTTAGTTCTCTTTTGAAACTCAAATACTAAAAAAATATAAAACGCCGAAAACAAAAAAGGCACCCTAAGGTGCCTTTTTATCTCTTAACGATTACTCGTAAGAAAGATTCACTTCTGAAGAATTACTCTTCTGAAGAGAAACCAGCATTTAGAAGTGCTGCTAGGTTATCGGTAGCTTGCTCAGCTGACGGACCCGCTTGCTCTTCACGTTGCTTCTGACGATCTTGGTGGTATGCGAAACCAGTACCAGCTGGAATCAGACGACCAACAATAACGTTCTCTTTCAGACCACGAAGGTCATCACGCTTACCAGAAACCGCAGCTTCTGTTAGTACGCGAGTCGTTTCTTGGAAAGATGCTGCTGAGATGAATGACTCAGTTGCAAGCGATGCTTTAGTAATACCTAGTAGGTCACGTTCGAAACGTACTAGTTCTTTACCTTCAGCTTCTAGCTTACGGTTAGCAATCTTAACATTGTGGTACTCAACCTGTTCACCAGGTAAGAACTCAGAATCACCAGAGTGAGTGATCGTACACTTACGTAGCATTTGACGAACGATAGTCTCAATGTGCTTATCGTTAATCTTTACGCCTTGTAAGCGGTAAACTTCTTGAACTTCGTTCGCGATGTACTGAGTCACAGCGTGGATACCACGTAGACGCAGGATATCGTGTGGAGTTTCAGGACCGTCAGCGATTACATCGCCACGCTCAATCTTCTCACCTTCGAACACGTTCAATTGACGATGCTTAGGAATCATCTCTTCGTAAGCGTCACCGCCTTCACGAGTGATTACTAGACGACGCTTACCTTTCGTTTCTTTACCGAAAGACACAGTACCTGTGTGCTCAGCAAGGATCGCAGGCTCTTTAGGCTTACGAGCTTCGAATAGGTCAGCTACGCGAGGTAGACCACCGGTGATATCTTTGTTTCCGCTCGATTTTTGAGGGATACGAGATAATGTGTCACCAATGCCAACTTCAGCGCCATCTTCGATGTTTACAATCGCTTTGCCAGGTAGGAAGTAGTGAGCTGGCATATCAGTACCAGGGATCATTACGTCATTACCTTGCTCATCAACAAGTTTGATAGCTGGACGCATATCTTTACCTGCTGCTGGGCGAGCTGCTGCGTCTGTAACTTCACTTGAAGAAAGACCAGTTAGATCGTCAGTTTGACGAGAAACTGTAATACCATCGATCATATCTACGAATTGGATACGACCTGCCACTTCAGTGATGATTGGCATGGTATGCGCTTCCCAGTTAGCTACAACTTCACCAGCAGTTACTGCTGCGTTGTCGCCTTTGGTTAGCATCGAACCGTAAGGAAGTTTGTGCTTCTCTTTAGTACGACCGAATTCATCAACAATCGTCATCTCAGATGCACGAGAAGTGATAACCAGTTTCTTGTCTTTGTTTACTACGAACTTAGCATTGTGAAGTTTCACAGTACCAGTTGTCTTAGCTTGGATGCTGTTCTCTGCTGCTGCAGTAGATGCCGCACCACCGATGTGGAACGTACGCATTGTAAGCTGTGTACCCGGTTCACCGATAGATTGTGCAGCGATAACACCAACTGCTTCACCTTGGTTCACTAGGTGGCCACGTGCTAGGTCACGACCGTAACACTGTGCACAACAACCGAAGTCTGCATCACAGGTAACAACTGAGCGCACTTTCATGCTATCTACAGAGTTGTCTTCCATGATTTGACACCACTTCTCATCAATCAGAGTATTACGTGGAATCAGTACATCTTCAGTACCAGGCTTAAGAACGTCTTCAGCTACTACACGACCTAGAGCAAGCTCAGAAAGTGCTACTTTAACGTCACCACCTTCGATGTGAGGCATCATGTCGATACCTTCATGCGTGCCACAGTCATGTTCGTGTACTACAACGTCTTGAGCAACGTCTACTAGACGACGAGTTAGGTAACCCGAGTTTGCTGTTTTCAGTGCTGTATCCGCAAGACCCTTACGAGCACCGTGCGTTGAGATAAAGTACTGAAGGACGTTTAGACCTTCTTTAAAGTTCGCTGTGATCGGCGTTTCGATGATTGAACCATCTGGACGCGCCATCAGACCACGCATACCTGCTAGCTGACGAATCTGAGCTGCAGAACCACGTGCGCCTGAATCGGCCATCATGTAGATGCTGTTGAACGATTCTTGCTGTTCTTCTTCGCCATCACGGTTGATAACTGTTTCAGAAGATAGGTTATCCATCATTGCTTTCGCAACACGGTCGTTCGTAGACGCCCAGATATCGATAACTTTGTTGTAACGCTCACCCGCAGTAACAAGACCAGATTGGAATTGCTCTTGGATTTCACGAACTTCTTCTTCAGCAGATTCAATTTCATCGTATTTAGCTTGAGGTACAACCATATCGTTGATACCTACAGAAACACCAGAAAGTGCCGCGTATGCAAAACCTGCGTACATGATTTGGTCAGCAAATACTACTGTATCTTTTAGACCAAGCTTACGGTAACACTCGTTAAGCAGGTTAGAAATTTGCTTCTTACCTAGCTTTTGGTTAACGATGCTAAACGGTAGACCTGATGGAACGATCTGCCACAGCATTGCACGACCTACAGTCGTGTCAACTAGACCAGTGTTCGTAGTGCTATTGCCGTCTTCATCTACTACAGTTTCAGTGATACGCACTTTAACGCGAGCGTGAAGCTCAGCAGTCTTAGTACGGTATGCCTTTTCAGCCTCAGCAGGGCCAGCAAGGTACATACCTTCACCTTTCACGTTGATCTTGTCACGTGTCATGTAGTAAAGACCCAATACAACATCCTGAGAAGGAACGATGATCGGATCACCTGATGCTGGCGACAGAATGTTATTCGTCGACATCATTAGGGTACGAGCTTCTAGCTGTGCTTCTAAAGTTAGAGGCACGTGTACAGCCATTTGGTCACCATCGAAGTCGGCGTTATATGCCGCACACACTAGTGGGTGAAGCTGAATCGCTTTACCTTCGATTAGTACTGGTTCAAACGCTTGGATACCTAGACGGTGAAGTGTAGGTGCACGGTTAAGCAGTACTGGGTGTTCGCGGATAACTTCGTCTAGGATATCCCAAACGATCGCTTCTTCGCGCTCTACCATTTTCTTAGCAGCTTTGATTGTCGTAGCCATGCCACGAGTTTCTAACTTGCTGTAGATGAATGGTTTAAATAGCTCAAGTGCCATCTTCTTAGGAAGACCACACTGATGTAGACGAAGGTATGGACCTACTGTGATTACAGAACGGCCAGAGTAGTCTACACGTTTACCTAGAAGGTTCTGACGGAAACGACCTTGTTTACCCTTGATCATATCAGCAAGAGATTTCAGAGGACGCTTGTTAGAACCTGTGATCGCACGACCGCGACGACCGTTATCTAGAAGTGCATCAACAGACTCTTGCAGCATACGTTTTTCGTTACGTACGATGATGTCCGGAGCAGCTAGCTCTAGAAGACGCTTCAAACGGTTGTTACGGTTGATCACACGACGATAAAGGTCGTTCAGATCAGAAGTCGCGAAACGACCGCCATCTAGTGGAACTAGAGGACGTAGATCTGGCGGTAGCACTGGAAGTACAGTTAAGATCATCCACTCAGGCTTGTTGCCTGAAGAGATGAATGCTTCAACTAGCTTCAAACGCTTAGTAACTTTCTTACGCTTAGTTTCTGAGTTAGTTGTTTCTAACTCTTCGCGCATTTCTTCCACTTCTTGATGAAGGTCCATTGTTGAAAGCAGATCTTTGATCGCTTCAGCACCCATCTTAGCAGTGAATTCGTCACCCCACTCTTCTAGACGATCCAGATACTCTTCTTCAGTAAGCATCTGAGATTTTTCTAGATCAGTCATACCCGGTTCAGTTACTACGTACATTTCGAAGTAAAGAACACGTTCGATATCACGCAGAGGGATATCCATTAGTAGACCGATACGAGACGGTAGTGATTTTAGGAACCAGATGTGAGCAACTGGTGAAGCTAGCTCAATGTGGCCCATACGGTCACGACGAACTTTAGTCTGTGTAACTTCAACGCCACACTTCTCACAGATAACACCACGGTGCTTCAGGCGCTTGTATTTGCCACAAAGACATTCGTAATCTTTAACTGGACCAAAAATACGAGCACAGAACAGACCATCACGTTCAGGTTTGAACGTACGATAGTTAATTGTTTCTGGCTTTTTAACTTCACCAAAAGACCACGAACGGATCGTGTCTGGTGAAGATAGACCGATTTTGATTGCATCAAATTCTTCGGTCTTATGCTGTGCTTTTAGAAAGTTTAATAAGTCTTTCACGTTCAGCTCCTGTAAGGAGTTAAAGGAGCTCACCGACTAAAGTGAGCCCCCTTTACCAAGTAATCCAATCTTCTTTTAAAAAAGAGGGATTACTCTTCGTCTTCTAGCTCGATGTTGATACCTAGCGAGCGAATCTCTTTCAACAGTACGTTGAACGACTCTGGCATGCCAGGTTCCATGCTATGGTTACCATCTACGATGTTCTTATACATCTTAGTACGGCCGTTAACGTCATCTGACTTAACTGTTAGCATTTCTTGTAGAGTATATGCAGCACCGTATGCTTCTAGTGCCCATACTTCCATCTCACCGAAACGCTGACCACCGAACTGAGCTTTACCACCAAGTGGTTGCTGAGTTACTAGGCTGTAAGAACCAGTTGAACGAGCATGCATCTTGTCATCAACCAAGTGGTTCAGTTTCAGCATGTACATGTAACCAACAGTTACAGGACGCTCAAACGAATCACCAGTACGACCATCAAACAGTTTAAGCTGACCAGATTCTGGCAGATCACCCAGTTTAAGTAGTTCTTTGATTAGAGACTCAGAAGCACCATCGAACACAGGAGTAGCAATCGGTAGACCGCCACGTAGGTTCTTAATCAGTGTACGAACCTGATCATCAGATAGTTCAGCAATATCAACTTTCTGACGAGTATCACCAAGATCATAAACCTTCTGTAGGAACTCACGGAACTTATGAAGTTCTTGCTGTTCCTTAACCATTTGGTTGATCTTGTCACCGATACCTTTCGCAGCCAAACCTAAGTGAACTTCTAGGATCTGACCGATGTTCATACGCGATGGTACACCCAGCGGGTTAAGTACGATGTCTACAGGCTGACCTTTCTCATCGTATGGCATGTCTTCAACAGGGTTAATCTTAGAGATTACACCTTTGTTACCGTGACGACCGGCCATCTTATCACCAGGCTGGATACGACGTTTAACCGCTAGGTAAACTTTAACAATCTTAAGAACGCCAGGCGCTAGATCATCACCTTGAGTGATTTTACGACGCTTAGTTTCAAACTTCTTATCGAAGTCTGCTTTTAGCTCATCCCACTGCTCAGCAAGTTGCTCAAGCTGTGTTTGTAGCGCATCGTCTTCTAGAACTTGCTCTAGCCATTGCTTACGACCGATAGTATCAAGCTTAGCTTCAGAGTAACCACCAGACAGAAGTACAGCTTTAACACGGTTAAGAAGGCCACCCTCAAGAATTTGGAACTCTTCAGTTAAATCTTTCTTAGCTTCTTTAAGCTGCATCTGCTCGATTTCAAGTGCACGTTTGTCTTTCTCTACGCCATCGCGAGTGAAGACTTGTACATCAATGATAGTACCCGAAACAGAGTTTGGTACACGTAGAGAAGTATCTTTAACATCAGATGCTTTCTCACCGAAGATAGCACGTAGTAGCTTCTCTTCAGGAGTCAGTTGAGTTTCACCTTTAGGTGTCACTTTACCAACTAGGATGTCGCCACCCTTAACTTCAGCACCAATGTAAACGATACCTGACTCGTCTAGTTTAGACAGAGCAGACTCACCTACGTTTGGAATATCAGCTGTGATCTCTTCAGAGCCCAGCTTAGTATCACGAGCCACACAAGATAGTTCTTGGATGTGGATTGTCGTGAAACGGTCTTCTTGAACTACGCGCTCAGATACTAAGATCGAGTCTTCGAAGTTGTAACCGTTCCAAGGCATGAACGCGATACGCATGTTTTGGCCAAGAGCAAGTTCACCAAGGTCAGTTGAAGGACCATCAGCAAGAACATCGCCGCGTGCAACTGGTTCACCAGGAAGTACAGTTGGACGTTGGTTAATACATGTGTTTTGGTTCGAACGCGTGTATTTAGTTAGGTTGTAGATATCGATACCAGCTTCGCCAGGTACCAATTCATCTTCGTTAACCTTAACTACGATACGAGAAGCGTCAACAGACTGAACTTGACCACCACGTTTAGCAACCGCTGTAACACCAGAGTCAACTGCGATGTTACGTTCAATACCAGTACCTACTAGAGGCTTATCAGCCTTAAGTGTTGGTACAGCTTGACGTTGCATGTTCGCACCCATCAATGCACGGTTCGCATCATCGTGTTCTAGGAACGGGATAAGCGAAGCAGCGATAGATACTACTTGGTTTGTCGCAACGTCCATGTAGTCAACGTGATCGCGAGGGTGAAGACCAGATTCACCTTTTTGACGAGCAGTGATTAGCTCATCAGCAAACGTCGCTTCTTCAGTAAGAACCGTGTTTGCCTGTGCGATAACGAATTGACCTTCCTGGATTGCCGACAGGTAATCAACTTCTTCTGTTACTACACCATCTACAACGCGACGGTACGGAGTTTCTAGGAAACCGTAATCGTTACAACGCGCAAACGCAGATAGCGAGTTAATTAGACCGATGTTTGGACCTTCAGGCGTTTCGATCGGACATAGACGACCGTAGTGAGTTACGTGAACGTCACGTACTTCAAAGCCTGCGCGTTCACGAGTTAGACCGCCTGGACCTAAAGCAGAGATACGACGTTTGTGCGTAACTTCTGACAATGGGTTGTTTTGGTCCATGAACTGTGAAAGCTGTGAAGAGCCAAAGAATTCTTTAACTGCAGCAGAGATCGGTTTAGCGTTGATAAGATCTTGAGGCATGATTGCATCAAGGTCACCAAGGCTTAGACGTTCTTTAACGGCACGTTCTACACGAACTAGACCAACACGGAATTGGTTTTCTGCCATTTCACCTACAGAACGGATACGACGGTTACCAAGGTGGTCGATATCGTCCACTTCGCCTTTACCGTTACGGATGCCGATCAGTTTCTTCATCACTTCAATGATGTCTGATTCATCCAGAGTACCGCGCTCTTCTTCTTCTTCACGCTCGATAGAGCTGTTGAATTTCATACGTCCTACAGTTGATAGGTCGTAACGATCTTCAGAGAAGAATAGGCTTTCGAACAATGATTCTGCAGCTTCTTTCGTCGGTGGCTCGCCAGGACGCATCATGCGGTAGATTTCTACCAATGCAGAGATGCGATCTACTGTGCTATCTGCACGTAGAGTGTCTGACATGAATGGACCATGGTCTAGATCATTCGTGAACAGTACTTCTAGAGCTTTGTGACCTGCTTGAGAAAGGTTAGCAAGTGCCTCTAGTGTAATCTCTTGGTTTGCGCCAACGATTATCTCGCCAGTTGCTTCATTGATGTAATCTTTAGCAGCAACTTTTTCAACGATGTACTCTACTGGTACTTCGATGTGCTCAACGCCATCTTTTTCAAGTTGACGGATATGACGAGCAGTAACTCGACGACCAGTCTCAACGTAAGTCTTACCGTTAGCTTCAATGTCGAATGACGCAGTTTCACCACGTAGACGATCAGGAACCAACTCCATTAATAGAGTTTGGTCTTTCACTTCGAAGTTCACTTTGTCGAAGAACAGATCTAGGATCTCTTCCGTCGATTTACCAAGTGCACGAAGGATGATTGAAGCAGGTAGCTTACGACGACGGTCGATACGTACGAATAAGTTATCCTTAGGATCGAACTCAAAGTCTAGCCATGAGCCGCGGTAAGGAATTACACGTGCGTTATAAAGAACTTTACCCGATGAGTGGGTTTTACCCTTATCGCTGTCGAAGAACACGCCTGGGCTTCGGTGCAGCTGGGATACGATAACCCTCTCGGTACCATTGATTACAAAAGTACCATTGTCTGTCATAAGCGGAATTTCGCCCATGTAGACTTCTTGTTCTTTAATGTCTTTTACGGTGCCTGCAGGTGCATCTCTATCAAAGATAACTAGGCGCAATTTTACGCGTAGAGGTTTTGAATAAGTTACACCACGAATTTGACATTCTTTAACATCAAAAACTGGCTCACCAAGACGGTAGCTAACGTATTGCAGCTCGGAATTGCCGTTGTAGCTCTGAATTGGAAAAACAGAACGAAAAGCAGCCTCAAGACCGTATTGCCCCTCAGGATCCTGTTCGATAAATTTGTCGAACGAATCGAGCTGGATCGATAACAGGTATGGAATGTCCAAAACTTGTGGACGAGTACCAAAATCCTTACGGATGCGCTTTTTCTCGGTATAAGAGTAAACCATGGGGTTCCTCAGCTCGCTGATAAGTGACCCAAACTACCCAAAACACTCAGCAGAGGGGGTAGTGACTAACAGCTGTTTACTGTAGTTACCAATCATTTCGAAAATATGAATTGGTTTTTTGCTCAGACAATGATGGTTAAACAGCGGGAAAATTCATCAAAGCCCTACAGCGCAAAAAGGCCGGTGGTTAATAAACCACCAGCCATTAGCCTTGCGGCTAAGAAATCAAGTAATAATTACTTAACTTCAACAGTCGCGCCAGCTTCTTCTAGAGTCGCTTTTAGAGCTTCAGCTTCAGCTTTGTCAACGCCTTCTTTAAGTGCAGCAGGAGCTGAGTCTACTAGACCCTTAGCTTCTTTAAGGCCTAGACCTGTAGCGCCACGTACTGCTTTGATTACAGAAACTTTGTTTCCGCCAACAGCAGTTAGGATTACGTCAAATTCAGTTTGCTCTTCAGCAGCTTCAGCAGCAGCGCCACCAGCAACAACTGCAGCAGCAGCAGATACGCCGAATTTCTCTTCCATAGCTTCGATAAGCTCAACAACTTGCATTACAGACATTTCTGCAACTGCGTCTAGGATTTGCTCGTTAGTAATAGACATAACAATTCTCTTTTAAGTCAACAATAATTTATTTTGTAATCAAATAAAGCAGGGCTTATGCCGCAACTTCTTCTTTTTGATCACGAACAGCAGCGATAGTACGTACCAGTTTACCAGCAGAAGCTTCTTTCATGCACATCATTAGGCGTGCGATAGCTTCGTCGTAAGTTGGTAGTGTCGCTAGTACATCAGCATCAGTAACTGCGCCTTCAAATGCAGCAGCTTTGATCTCGAAGTCTTTATTCTCTTTAGCGAAGTCTTTGAAAAGACGCGCTGCAGCACCTGGGTGCTCGTTAGAGAATGCAAGTAGAGATGGACCAGTAAATGTGTCTTGTAGACACTCGTACTGAGTACCTTCTACTGCACGACGTGCTAAAGTGTTACGAACAACTCTCATGTAAACACCCGCTTCACGCGCTTGTTTACGTAGAGAAGTCATCGCGCCAACAGTAACGCCACGAGAATCAGCTACAACTGCAGAAAGTGCACCACTGGCTGCTTCGTTGACTTCAGCAACAATTGCTTTTTTGTCTTGAAGATTTAAAGCCATTTGGATTAACCTCTGGTTGTGATTACAGCACTCATTACATTGTGTAATGAGCGTTTACGATGTTATAAAATATCTATAACGTCGCCTACGTAGGTTTTATTAAGCTATCAATATTCTCTCGAAAATTAACAGCGCCTACGGTCTTGGGATAGATGATTATGAATTGCTTCAAAAACCACCCAACCACAAATATTAGGCGCAGAAGTATACACTAAATCTGCGCCTAATCAAATTAGTTTGCTTGAGTATTCAGGCTAGCCTGATCAACAGCAACACCAGCACCCATAGTAGTAGAGATGCTTACTTTCTTCAGGAAAGTACCTTTCGCTGAAGAAGGTTTAGCTTTCTTAAGAGCCACTAGAAGTGCTTCTAGGTTCTCTTGAAGCTCGTTAGCTTCGAAAGATGCTTTACCAATAGTAGTGTGAATGATGCCATTTTTGTCGTTACGGTAACGAACCTGACCAGCTTTAGCGTTCTTAACTGCTTCAGCAACGTTAGGAGTTACAGTACCAACTTTAGGGTTTGGCATTAGACCGCGTGGACCTAGGATAGTACCTAGTTGACCAACAACGCGCATTGCATCTGGAGAAGCAACAACAACGTCAAAGTCCATTACGCCTTTTTTCACTTGCTCAGCAAGATCTTCCATACCAACGATATCTGCGCCAGCAGCTTTAGCAGCTTCTGCGTTTGCACCTTGAGTGAAAACAGCAACGCGGATTTCACGGCCAGTACCGTGAGGTAGCACTGTTGCGCCACGTACGTTTTGGTCAGATTTACGAGCATCAATGCCAAGGTTAACAGCAACGTCAACACTTTCATTGAATTTAGCAGTCGCTAGTTCTTTAAGAAGAGCTACAGCTTCGTTGATTTCGTACTCTTTAGTAACTTCAACTTTGTCGCGGATTACGCGCATACGCTTAGTAAGTTTTGCCATGATCTTATCCCTCTACCACTAGGCCCATTGAACGAGCAGTACCAGCAATAGAACGCTTCATTGCTTCGATGTCAGCACCAGTCATATCAGCAGCTTTAGTTTCTGCGATTTCTTGGATTTGAGCGTCAGTTACAGTACCAACTTTTTCAGTGTTTGGACGACCTGAACCAGACTTAACGCCAGCAGCTTTCTTAAGAAGAACAGCAGCAGGTGGAGTCTTAGTTACGAACGTGAAAGAACGGTCGTTGTAAACAGTAATAACTACTGGAGTAGGTAGACCTTTCTCAACAGATTCTGTTTTTGCGTTGAACGCTTTACAGAATTCCATGATGTTCACGCCGTGTTGACCTAGAGCAGGACCAACCGGTGGACTTGGGTTTGCCATACCAGCTGCAACTTGCAGTTTGATATAAGCTTCAACTTTCTTAGCCATGATATTTCCTATTAGTGGGTACATGCGCTTGTAAAACAAGCTCCCCAGTTTTTCAATAAATTCTTTTCACTTCCATAGAAGTAAAAAGGCGCGAAATTATAATCATAATTCGCGCCTATAACAACCCTAAAAAGGTGTTTTTTTAATCAAGTTTTTCAACTTGACCAAATTCAAGCTCAACAGGTGTTGCACGACCAAAGATCGATACAGAAACCTTAATGCGGCTCTTCTCGTAATCTACTTCTTCAACTGTACCGTTAAAGTCAGCAAACGGACCATCATTAACACGAACCACTTCACCCGCTTCAAACATTGTCTTAGGACGCGGAGATTCACTCGCTTTCTCTAGACGGTTCAAGATAGCATCGGCTTCTTTGTCTGTGATTGGTGCCGGACGATCAGAGGTACCACCAATGAAGCCCATAACACGAGGGATACTACGCACTAAGTGCCATGATTCGTCTTCCATAATCATTTGAACTAATACATAGCCAGGGAAGAACTTACGTTCACTCTTACGACGTTGACCTGCGCGCATTTCCACTACTTCTTCAGTAGGTACTAGCACATCGCCAAACAGTTCTTCCATGTTGTGCATTTTAATATGCTCGCGTAGCGATTGTGCAACACGACCTTCAAAGCCAGAAAAGGCTTGAACTACATACCAACGTTTTTTTGGAGCTTCACTCATGAATCAGAACCCTCACACACCAGTCGCTAGAGCAACTAAACGGACCATAATGCCGTCAATTCCCCATAGCACTAGTGACATAACAATACATACAGCTAACACGATCAACGTAGTTTGCATAGTTTCTTGGCGAGTAGGCCAAACCACTTTGCGAATTTCAACTCGAGACTCTTGAGCGAACGAGATCGCAGCTTTACCTTTAGTTGTTGTTGCTGCAACGCCTAGTGCGGCAGCAATCAGCACAACTACACCTGCAGCGCGAATTACAACAGACAATTCACCATACAGGTAATTACCCACAACAGCGGCAGCTAACAGAACAAAAGCGGCTACCCACTTCATTGTATCTGCTGCATTTGAGCTATCAGGAGTTTCAGCGTTTGCTTTCATAAAACCAACCTGTGATAAGTCTTAAATATAGACGACAATAACCCCGCTGTTGCAGGGCACATTCCTTTGCGTTGCAAAACAACACATTTAATAGCCATTTCAAACAAAATAACCATAGAATTCTTTGCTAAGAGCTAAAATTGACGTTAAATCAAGCAACTCTTTTTTTAGCGCAGAAAAAGGGCATCAAATGATGCCCTTTTTACTAGTGGTTCGTCAAATCTTATGCAAAGATTTTAGCTACAACACCAGCACCAACTGTACGGCCACCTTCGCGGATTGCGAAACGTAGACCTTCGTCCATTGCGATTGGAGCGATTAGCTCAACAGTCATTTGAACGTTGTCACCTGGCATTACCATTTCTACGCCTTCAGGTAGAGTGATATCGCCTGTTACGTCAGTTGTACGGAAGTAGAACTGTGGACGGTAACCCTTGAAGAAAGGAGTGTGACGGCCGCCTTCGTCTTTAGAAAGTACATATACTTCAGACTCAAACTTAGTGTGTGGGTTGATTGAACCTTTCGCAGAAAGTACTTGACCACGTTCAACGTCATCACGCTTAGTACCACGTAGAAGTGCGCCAACGTTCTCACCTGC
This window harbors:
- the rpoC gene encoding DNA-directed RNA polymerase subunit beta'; its protein translation is MKDLLNFLKAQHKTEEFDAIKIGLSSPDTIRSWSFGEVKKPETINYRTFKPERDGLFCARIFGPVKDYECLCGKYKRLKHRGVICEKCGVEVTQTKVRRDRMGHIELASPVAHIWFLKSLPSRIGLLMDIPLRDIERVLYFEMYVVTEPGMTDLEKSQMLTEEEYLDRLEEWGDEFTAKMGAEAIKDLLSTMDLHQEVEEMREELETTNSETKRKKVTKRLKLVEAFISSGNKPEWMILTVLPVLPPDLRPLVPLDGGRFATSDLNDLYRRVINRNNRLKRLLELAAPDIIVRNEKRMLQESVDALLDNGRRGRAITGSNKRPLKSLADMIKGKQGRFRQNLLGKRVDYSGRSVITVGPYLRLHQCGLPKKMALELFKPFIYSKLETRGMATTIKAAKKMVEREEAIVWDILDEVIREHPVLLNRAPTLHRLGIQAFEPVLIEGKAIQLHPLVCAAYNADFDGDQMAVHVPLTLEAQLEARTLMMSTNNILSPASGDPIIVPSQDVVLGLYYMTRDKINVKGEGMYLAGPAEAEKAYRTKTAELHARVKVRITETVVDEDGNSTTNTGLVDTTVGRAMLWQIVPSGLPFSIVNQKLGKKQISNLLNECYRKLGLKDTVVFADQIMYAGFAYAALSGVSVGINDMVVPQAKYDEIESAEEEVREIQEQFQSGLVTAGERYNKVIDIWASTNDRVAKAMMDNLSSETVINRDGEEEQQESFNSIYMMADSGARGSAAQIRQLAGMRGLMARPDGSIIETPITANFKEGLNVLQYFISTHGARKGLADTALKTANSGYLTRRLVDVAQDVVVHEHDCGTHEGIDMMPHIEGGDVKVALSELALGRVVAEDVLKPGTEDVLIPRNTLIDEKWCQIMEDNSVDSMKVRSVVTCDADFGCCAQCYGRDLARGHLVNQGEAVGVIAAQSIGEPGTQLTMRTFHIGGAASTAAAENSIQAKTTGTVKLHNAKFVVNKDKKLVITSRASEMTIVDEFGRTKEKHKLPYGSMLTKGDNAAVTAGEVVANWEAHTMPIITEVAGRIQFVDMIDGITVSRQTDDLTGLSSSEVTDAAARPAAGKDMRPAIKLVDEQGNDVMIPGTDMPAHYFLPGKAIVNIEDGAEVGIGDTLSRIPQKSSGNKDITGGLPRVADLFEARKPKEPAILAEHTGTVSFGKETKGKRRLVITREGGDAYEEMIPKHRQLNVFEGEKIERGDVIADGPETPHDILRLRGIHAVTQYIANEVQEVYRLQGVKINDKHIETIVRQMLRKCTITHSGDSEFLPGEQVEYHNVKIANRKLEAEGKELVRFERDLLGITKASLATESFISAASFQETTRVLTEAAVSGKRDDLRGLKENVIVGRLIPAGTGFAYHQDRQKQREEQAGPSAEQATDNLAALLNAGFSSEE
- the rpoB gene encoding DNA-directed RNA polymerase subunit beta, with translation MVYSYTEKKRIRKDFGTRPQVLDIPYLLSIQLDSFDKFIEQDPEGQYGLEAAFRSVFPIQSYNGNSELQYVSYRLGEPVFDVKECQIRGVTYSKPLRVKLRLVIFDRDAPAGTVKDIKEQEVYMGEIPLMTDNGTFVINGTERVIVSQLHRSPGVFFDSDKGKTHSSGKVLYNARVIPYRGSWLDFEFDPKDNLFVRIDRRRKLPASIILRALGKSTEEILDLFFDKVNFEVKDQTLLMELVPDRLRGETASFDIEANGKTYVETGRRVTARHIRQLEKDGVEHIEVPVEYIVEKVAAKDYINEATGEIIVGANQEITLEALANLSQAGHKALEVLFTNDLDHGPFMSDTLRADSTVDRISALVEIYRMMRPGEPPTKEAAESLFESLFFSEDRYDLSTVGRMKFNSSIEREEEEERGTLDESDIIEVMKKLIGIRNGKGEVDDIDHLGNRRIRSVGEMAENQFRVGLVRVERAVKERLSLGDLDAIMPQDLINAKPISAAVKEFFGSSQLSQFMDQNNPLSEVTHKRRISALGPGGLTRERAGFEVRDVHVTHYGRLCPIETPEGPNIGLINSLSAFARCNDYGFLETPYRRVVDGVVTEEVDYLSAIQEGQFVIAQANTVLTEEATFADELITARQKGESGLHPRDHVDYMDVATNQVVSIAASLIPFLEHDDANRALMGANMQRQAVPTLKADKPLVGTGIERNIAVDSGVTAVAKRGGQVQSVDASRIVVKVNEDELVPGEAGIDIYNLTKYTRSNQNTCINQRPTVLPGEPVARGDVLADGPSTDLGELALGQNMRIAFMPWNGYNFEDSILVSERVVQEDRFTTIHIQELSCVARDTKLGSEEITADIPNVGESALSKLDESGIVYIGAEVKGGDILVGKVTPKGETQLTPEEKLLRAIFGEKASDVKDTSLRVPNSVSGTIIDVQVFTRDGVEKDKRALEIEQMQLKEAKKDLTEEFQILEGGLLNRVKAVLLSGGYSEAKLDTIGRKQWLEQVLEDDALQTQLEQLAEQWDELKADFDKKFETKRRKITQGDDLAPGVLKIVKVYLAVKRRIQPGDKMAGRHGNKGVISKINPVEDMPYDEKGQPVDIVLNPLGVPSRMNIGQILEVHLGLAAKGIGDKINQMVKEQQELHKFREFLQKVYDLGDTRQKVDIAELSDDQVRTLIKNLRGGLPIATPVFDGASESLIKELLKLGDLPESGQLKLFDGRTGDSFERPVTVGYMYMLKLNHLVDDKMHARSTGSYSLVTQQPLGGKAQFGGQRFGEMEVWALEAYGAAYTLQEMLTVKSDDVNGRTKMYKNIVDGNHSMEPGMPESFNVLLKEIRSLGINIELEDEE
- the rplL gene encoding 50S ribosomal protein L7/L12; this translates as MSITNEQILDAVAEMSVMQVVELIEAMEEKFGVSAAAAVVAGGAAAEAAEEQTEFDVILTAVGGNKVSVIKAVRGATGLGLKEAKGLVDSAPAALKEGVDKAEAEALKATLEEAGATVEVK